The sequence GCTGCTCGGGTAAATTCCAGGTTAATTCTCGGTGATGTTCCTGGTGCACAATATTTTTCGCAAAAAGCAAAAACCTGGTGCTGGATTGCTTTTGGAGTTGCGTTAACAATAATAATAATTTGGTTAGTGTTCTACTTGTTGCTTGGAATAACAATTCTCTTTCCGGGATTTGATCAAGCGGTGTAAATATGTTTACCAAATATTCAATTGCTAAACCTTTCATCGTGTTGATTTGTGTAGTTGGTTTTTGCGGAATTCTTTTTTTTGCCTCACCAAATGATCTAAAATATTTTGTACGTTGTCCTTTTCATTCTATTACTGGTTTATACTGCCCGGGCTGTGGAAGCCTGCGTGGATGTTATGCAATAATTCATGGTGATGTTCTAAAAGCTTTGGATTATAATTTCTTTATGGTTTTATCTATTCCATTTTTGGCTTATAGTTTAGCTCTCTTCTTTATCAGGGAAATAACAAAGAAACCGTCCAAAGGAAAATATATAAAACCAGTTTACCTTTGGTCTCTGTTAATTTCCATTTTGGTATTTTGGATTTTAAGAAATATACCGGTTTATCCATTTAATATTCTTGCTCCATAATTATTTTTTGTTTATGAACTTAGAAGTGTTAAATTCCGTCTAAAAGTTTGAATAATAAATTAAAAGAGGTGTTTATGTTTTGCAGAAATTGCGGCAAAGAAGTTAATCCACAAGCAGTTATTTGTGTAAGTTGTGGTGTTCATCCATTAAAAGGAATAAAAAACTGCCAGTATTGTGGTGCAGAAACAAATCCACACGCAGAGATTTGTGTTAAATGTGGTGTTCGATTAGCTAAAGTTTCCCCACCGAATGCAAAATCCAAAATAGTTGCTGGCATCCTCGGTATTTTCCTTGGCGGATTTGGTATCCACCGCTTTTATCTTGGTTATACCGGAATAGGAATTATCCAGATTGTAGTTACAATCATTACTTGTGGAATAGGTTACCTTTGGGGATTTGTTGAAGGCATATTAATTCTGGTTGGCAATATTAACAAAGATGCACAAGGGAATGATTTGGTGGATTGATTAAACATCTTATTTTTTTTGAGAATCCAGGTGGATAAGAAATTTATAATTGGATTTATTTTATTTGTACTTTTCTGTAAAGCAGAATTAGCACAAGATAATCATATTCTTAAAAATGATTCAACTGACTTTGCAATTCCGTTGAATAACATACACTTGGATTTAATTCCGTTCTTTGTCGTAAACAATGCGAGTTTGTTTGCAGATTTTGAATTATTAAAATTTAGGAACAGCTTCCTCCAATATCGTGCAGGAGTTAGTGTTTCTCATTTTTTTCATTTTGCATTTGCAGACGGTGGTGGAGAAGTCGAGGGTTCTCCA is a genomic window of Ignavibacteriales bacterium containing:
- a CDS encoding CD225/dispanin family protein, with product MELKSYVPTYLAQAILVTIFCCLPLGIPAIIFAARVNSRLILGDVPGAQYFSQKAKTWCWIAFGVALTIIIIWLVFYLLLGITILFPGFDQAV
- a CDS encoding DUF2752 domain-containing protein, whose translation is MFTKYSIAKPFIVLICVVGFCGILFFASPNDLKYFVRCPFHSITGLYCPGCGSLRGCYAIIHGDVLKALDYNFFMVLSIPFLAYSLALFFIREITKKPSKGKYIKPVYLWSLLISILVFWILRNIPVYPFNILAP
- a CDS encoding TM2 domain-containing protein: MFCRNCGKEVNPQAVICVSCGVHPLKGIKNCQYCGAETNPHAEICVKCGVRLAKVSPPNAKSKIVAGILGIFLGGFGIHRFYLGYTGIGIIQIVVTIITCGIGYLWGFVEGILILVGNINKDAQGNDLVD